In a single window of the Planctomycetia bacterium genome:
- a CDS encoding F0F1 ATP synthase subunit beta, translating to MPANTGVVVSVRGSVVDIRFDRQLPPIYSVLHAGADKEIVIEVLSQLDVHRVRGIALTPTQGLARGVAVEDTGRQLTVPVGKGILSRMFDVFGNTIDRKAALSDVQWRSLHQAPPPLARRSTKSEVFETGIKVIDVLVPLERGGKAGLFGGAGVGKTVLLTEMIHNMVGHHEGVSLFCGIGERCREGEELYREMKEAGVLAHMVMIFGQMNEPPGSRFRVGHAAMTMAEYFRDDEHRDVLLLIDNIFRFIQAGMEVSGLMGQMPSRLGYQPTMGTELSGLEERIANTDTGAITSIQAVYVPADDFTDPAAVHTFSHLSASIVLSRKRASEGLFPAIDPLQSSSEMATPGIVGERHYSLAQEIRRTLAQYAELKDIIAMLGLEQLSPEDRNVVARARRLERFLTQPFFTTEQFTGLKGKLVSLNEALDGCERILRDEFKDYPESALYMIGTIDEAKRKAKGGPPATSATPDSQIEPKATPGPPPIPSPQPGSNRS from the coding sequence ATGCCGGCGAATACCGGCGTGGTCGTCTCGGTGCGCGGCAGCGTCGTGGATATACGGTTCGATAGACAATTGCCGCCTATTTATTCGGTGCTGCACGCGGGGGCGGACAAGGAGATCGTCATCGAAGTGCTGTCACAGCTTGATGTGCATCGGGTGCGTGGCATCGCGCTGACCCCCACGCAGGGCCTCGCCCGCGGCGTCGCGGTGGAAGACACGGGCAGGCAGTTAACGGTGCCGGTGGGCAAGGGAATTCTATCGCGAATGTTCGACGTTTTCGGAAACACCATCGACCGAAAAGCGGCGCTGTCCGACGTCCAGTGGCGTTCTTTGCATCAGGCCCCTCCGCCGCTGGCGCGGCGCTCCACGAAGTCCGAGGTGTTTGAAACGGGGATCAAAGTCATCGATGTACTCGTGCCGCTGGAGCGCGGTGGCAAGGCAGGCCTTTTCGGCGGCGCGGGCGTGGGCAAGACCGTATTGCTCACCGAGATGATCCATAACATGGTCGGCCACCATGAGGGGGTGAGTTTGTTTTGCGGCATCGGCGAACGCTGTCGCGAGGGCGAGGAGCTTTATCGGGAGATGAAGGAAGCCGGCGTGCTGGCGCACATGGTGATGATCTTCGGCCAAATGAACGAGCCGCCGGGCAGTCGATTCCGGGTGGGCCACGCCGCAATGACGATGGCCGAGTATTTTCGCGACGACGAGCACCGTGACGTACTGCTGCTCATCGACAATATATTCCGCTTCATCCAGGCCGGCATGGAGGTGTCGGGCCTGATGGGACAAATGCCGTCGCGTCTGGGCTATCAGCCCACGATGGGCACGGAGCTTTCGGGGTTGGAGGAGCGGATCGCCAACACCGATACCGGCGCGATCACCTCAATCCAGGCGGTGTATGTGCCGGCGGATGATTTTACCGATCCGGCTGCGGTGCATACGTTCTCGCATCTCTCCGCGTCGATCGTGCTCTCGCGCAAGCGTGCCAGCGAAGGGCTTTTCCCGGCCATCGACCCGCTGCAATCGAGTTCCGAGATGGCCACGCCGGGCATCGTCGGCGAACGGCACTATAGCTTGGCGCAGGAAATCCGGCGGACGCTCGCGCAATACGCGGAACTCAAGGACATCATCGCCATGCTCGGCTTGGAACAACTGTCACCGGAAGACCGCAACGTGGTCGCCCGCGCTCGCCGGCTGGAACGCTTTCTCACCCAGCCGTTTTTCACAACCGAGCAGTTCACCGGCCTCAAGGGAAAGCTCGTCAGCCTCAATGAGGCTCTGGACGGCTGTGAGCGAATCCTGCGCGATGAATTCAAAGACTACCCGGAGAGCGCCCTTTACATGATCGGGACGATTGACGAGGCGAAGCGTAAAGCGAAAGGCGGTCCGCCCGCGACCTCAGCTACACCTGATTCACAAATCGAGCCCAAGGCAACCCCAGGTCCGCCGCCGATTCCAAGCCCACAGCCAGGTTCGAATCGCAGTTGA
- a CDS encoding F0F1 ATP synthase subunit epsilon, whose amino-acid sequence MPSTLMKLNVLLPFRIFTETTGVSRIVAETREGSFGLLPNRLDCAAALTPGILIYENEAEGEAYIAVDEGVLIKTGPDVLVSVRNAIAGMDLRKLREAVEKEFLALDEHEQSVRSVIARMESGLIRRMARFHSE is encoded by the coding sequence ATGCCGTCGACACTCATGAAACTCAACGTTCTCCTGCCGTTCCGAATCTTCACCGAGACCACCGGCGTTTCGCGCATCGTCGCGGAGACGCGCGAGGGCTCGTTCGGACTCTTGCCAAACCGACTCGATTGCGCGGCGGCGCTTACGCCCGGGATTCTGATCTACGAAAACGAAGCCGAGGGCGAGGCTTACATCGCCGTGGATGAAGGGGTACTGATAAAGACCGGCCCTGATGTGCTCGTCTCGGTGCGCAACGCGATAGCCGGCATGGACCTCCGCAAACTTCGCGAGGCGGTGGAGAAGGAGTTCCTGGCCCTGGACGAGCACGAGCAAAGCGTGCGCTCGGTGATTGCGAGAATGGAGAGCGGTTTAATCCGCCGTATGGCGAGGTTTCACAGTGAATGA
- a CDS encoding AtpZ/AtpI family protein, translating into MNDEPLNQPLKPKPTLSEEVGAKATRKLRAQRHVTRTVWFGMGMMGLIGWSVAIPALLGAALGLWLDKRRPESHSWTLMLLVIGLMIGCWNAWHWVAKEDKAMRDEQEDVDE; encoded by the coding sequence GTGAATGACGAGCCCCTGAATCAGCCCTTGAAGCCGAAGCCGACGCTCAGTGAGGAGGTCGGTGCGAAGGCGACGCGCAAGCTTCGCGCGCAGCGCCATGTCACGCGCACGGTCTGGTTTGGCATGGGCATGATGGGACTGATCGGCTGGTCGGTGGCGATTCCGGCCTTGCTCGGCGCGGCCCTTGGTCTCTGGCTGGACAAACGCCGTCCAGAAAGCCATTCGTGGACGCTGATGCTGCTGGTCATCGGCCTGATGATCGGCTGTTGGAATGCCTGGCATTGGGTGGCCAAAGAGGACAAGGCGATGCGCGACGAACAGGAGGATGTCGATGAATGA
- a CDS encoding ATP synthase subunit I, which yields MNEAVILVLAGGAGVLLGLVFFGGLWWTVRRGLSSKRPALWFFGSLLLRMGIALAGFYLIAHSHWERLLVCLPGFVMARVIVTRLTREAEKPVALAGEASHAP from the coding sequence ATGAATGAAGCTGTGATTCTGGTGCTGGCGGGGGGTGCGGGAGTATTGCTCGGATTGGTATTTTTCGGCGGCCTTTGGTGGACGGTGCGAAGGGGTCTTTCGTCGAAACGGCCGGCGTTGTGGTTTTTCGGCAGCCTGTTGCTGCGAATGGGCATTGCCCTGGCTGGTTTTTATCTTATCGCGCACAGTCATTGGGAGAGGCTGCTGGTGTGCCTCCCTGGATTCGTCATGGCACGCGTTATCGTGACGCGGCTCACACGTGAGGCGGAAAAGCCAGTTGCCTTGGCAGGGGAGGCCAGCCATGCGCCTTAG
- a CDS encoding F0F1 ATP synthase subunit A, whose translation MRLSPDEIIFWQHGVFKLNATIVFTWGLMLVLTVGSKLITRRLSIGLTRSRWQNLLEIVVTGIEHQIEEVGLSQPRRYLGFLGTLFLFVALASLCTVIPGYESPTGSLSTTAALALCVFVAVPFYGIEEQGVSNYLKSYVKPTFIMLPFNVIGEVSRTLALAVRLFGNMMSGAMIIGILLTITPFLFPIVMTALGLLTGMVQAYIFSILAAVYIAAATRLRTHKTEPDAEH comes from the coding sequence ATGCGCCTTAGTCCTGATGAGATCATCTTCTGGCAACACGGCGTTTTCAAACTCAACGCCACCATCGTGTTCACGTGGGGCCTGATGCTCGTGCTGACCGTCGGTTCCAAACTCATCACGCGCAGACTCTCGATCGGCTTGACACGTTCCCGGTGGCAGAATCTTCTGGAGATCGTCGTCACCGGCATCGAGCACCAAATCGAAGAGGTGGGCCTGAGTCAGCCGCGGAGATATCTCGGCTTTCTGGGCACGCTTTTCCTGTTCGTGGCACTGGCCAGCCTCTGCACTGTGATTCCCGGCTACGAGTCGCCGACGGGGTCGCTCTCGACCACGGCCGCACTGGCGCTGTGCGTGTTTGTGGCCGTTCCGTTCTACGGCATTGAGGAGCAAGGGGTGAGCAACTACCTCAAGTCCTACGTGAAGCCGACGTTCATCATGCTGCCGTTTAACGTCATCGGCGAGGTTTCGCGCACGCTGGCCCTGGCTGTCCGTCTGTTCGGCAACATGATGAGCGGGGCAATGATAATCGGTATCCTGCTCACTATTACGCCTTTCCTGTTCCCAATCGTCATGACGGCGCTCGGCCTGCTCACCGGCATGGTGCAGGCCTACATCTTCAGCATTCTGGCGGCGGTTTACATCGCGGCCGCCACGCGATTACGTACACATAAGACCGAACCTGATGCAGAACACTGA
- a CDS encoding F0F1 ATP synthase subunit C: MDNMTIVAVASIVTAGLTTAFGTTAPALGEGRAVSTALSSLAQQPDAAATITRTLFVGLAMIESTAIYCFVVSMILIFANPFWNHVIAQAAGK; the protein is encoded by the coding sequence ATGGACAACATGACTATTGTCGCGGTGGCATCAATCGTCACCGCCGGTCTCACCACCGCTTTCGGCACGACGGCGCCAGCGCTGGGCGAAGGGCGCGCGGTCTCGACGGCACTGAGTTCACTGGCTCAGCAGCCCGATGCCGCAGCTACCATCACCCGGACCTTGTTCGTGGGCCTGGCGATGATCGAGTCCACGGCCATTTACTGTTTTGTGGTTTCGATGATTCTCATCTTCGCCAACCCGTTCTGGAATCACGTCATTGCCCAGGCCGCGGGAAAGTAA
- a CDS encoding F0F1 ATP synthase subunit delta has translation MLINWFTVSAQVVNFLILVWLLKRFLYKPILHAIDEREKRVAAELADADAKRAEAQKQRDEFQRKNEEFEQQRTTLLGKATDEAKAERQRLFDEARQAADALSAKRREALRNDAHHLNQTITRLTQQEVFAIARKALMDLATTSLEERLGEVFTRRLRELEGKARESFARALRTSSEPAIVRSAFELPAEQRVAIQNALNETFSAEIHVRFATAPELVSGIELTADGQKVSWSIADYLASLEKRVGELLKEQSNLHSKSEAKAEPNPKSGTKPAAPEEAQ, from the coding sequence ATGCTCATCAACTGGTTCACTGTCAGTGCCCAGGTGGTCAACTTTCTCATCCTGGTGTGGTTGCTGAAGCGCTTTCTTTACAAGCCCATCCTCCATGCCATCGACGAGCGGGAGAAGCGCGTCGCCGCGGAACTCGCGGACGCCGATGCAAAGCGGGCCGAAGCCCAAAAGCAGCGCGACGAGTTCCAGCGTAAGAACGAGGAGTTCGAGCAGCAGCGCACCACGCTCCTCGGCAAGGCGACGGACGAGGCGAAAGCCGAACGTCAGCGGCTCTTCGACGAAGCGAGGCAGGCGGCCGATGCCCTGAGCGCCAAGCGACGGGAAGCGCTGAGAAACGACGCTCACCATCTTAATCAGACTATCACTCGCCTGACCCAGCAGGAAGTGTTTGCCATCGCGCGAAAGGCGCTGATGGACCTCGCCACGACGAGTCTGGAAGAACGCCTGGGCGAGGTGTTTACCCGCCGCTTGCGGGAGTTGGAGGGCAAGGCAAGAGAGAGCTTTGCCCGGGCTCTTAGGACATCGTCCGAGCCTGCGATCGTGCGGAGCGCGTTTGAACTGCCCGCGGAGCAACGCGTGGCGATACAGAATGCGCTGAACGAAACGTTCTCGGCTGAGATCCACGTCCGCTTTGCGACCGCGCCGGAGCTGGTCAGCGGGATCGAACTCACCGCTGATGGACAGAAGGTGTCTTGGAGCATTGCGGATTACCTCGCGTCACTGGAAAAGCGCGTCGGCGAACTGCTGAAAGAGCAGTCCAATCTCCATTCCAAGTCAGAAGCCAAGGCCGAGCCCAATCCGAAGTCCGGGACGAAACCCGCCGCTCCCGAGGAGGCCCAATGA
- a CDS encoding alternate F1F0 ATPase, F1 subunit alpha, with product MSVPADSLQRVFDRAFDDLRTGREAFAPQLTPREVGTITSISAGIARVSGLPGVGFEELLEFPGGVFGIAFNLDEDEIGVVLLSEYWHLHAGDEVARTGRVMDVAVGDRLLGRVIDPLGRPLDDNRPVAAGERLPIERPAAPIMDRAPVTVPLQTGLKVIDALIPIGRGQRELILGDRQTGKTAIAIDTILNQRGQDVLCVYCAIGQRASAVAKAVDIFREKDAMDYTVVVVTEGNDPPGLAYIAPYAATSIAEHFMEAGHDVLIVYDDLTHHARAYRELSLLLRRPPGREAFPGDIFYIHSRLLERATHLRKERGGGSLTALPIIETEAENISAYIPTNLISITDGQLYLSPSLFQLGVLPAVDVGKSVSRVGGNAQRAAYRAVAGDLKLAYAQFEELETFSRFGARLDEDTRKIIEHGNRIRACLKQPEFAPVSVPAQITVLLALTAELFDEVPIDRMTSAEHAVREAAASIPVAVRERLDTADKLSDEDRETIIEIAREALEEFLPEPSSESEPGPKPQEE from the coding sequence ATGAGCGTGCCGGCCGATTCTCTGCAACGTGTCTTCGATCGTGCGTTCGATGACCTCAGGACGGGGCGCGAAGCCTTCGCGCCGCAACTGACGCCACGCGAGGTGGGCACGATCACCAGCATCTCCGCGGGCATCGCCCGGGTATCCGGTCTTCCCGGCGTGGGCTTTGAGGAACTTCTAGAGTTTCCCGGCGGTGTGTTCGGCATTGCATTCAATTTGGACGAGGACGAAATCGGCGTCGTGCTGCTGAGCGAATACTGGCACCTGCACGCAGGCGACGAAGTTGCGCGCACGGGGCGGGTCATGGACGTGGCCGTGGGCGACCGATTGCTGGGACGCGTCATTGATCCACTCGGCCGACCGCTCGATGATAATAGACCGGTGGCCGCGGGCGAGCGCCTGCCCATCGAACGCCCCGCCGCGCCCATCATGGACCGCGCGCCGGTCACCGTGCCGCTCCAGACCGGACTTAAAGTCATTGACGCGCTCATTCCCATCGGACGCGGCCAACGTGAGCTGATCCTCGGTGACCGGCAGACGGGCAAAACCGCTATCGCGATCGACACCATCCTTAATCAGCGTGGCCAGGATGTCCTGTGCGTCTATTGCGCCATTGGCCAGCGGGCGTCCGCCGTCGCGAAGGCCGTGGACATCTTCCGCGAAAAGGACGCGATGGATTACACCGTGGTGGTGGTCACCGAGGGCAACGACCCGCCGGGCCTCGCCTACATCGCACCCTACGCCGCCACCAGCATCGCGGAGCATTTCATGGAGGCAGGCCACGATGTGCTGATCGTTTACGACGATCTCACCCATCACGCCCGCGCCTATCGCGAGCTTTCTTTGTTGCTTCGTCGTCCGCCCGGTCGCGAGGCGTTCCCCGGCGACATCTTCTATATCCACTCGCGGCTGCTGGAGCGCGCAACGCACTTGCGCAAGGAACGCGGAGGCGGCTCGCTCACCGCGCTTCCCATCATCGAAACCGAGGCGGAAAACATTTCCGCCTACATTCCGACAAATCTGATCTCCATCACCGATGGGCAGCTCTATCTCTCGCCGTCCCTGTTCCAACTGGGCGTGCTGCCGGCGGTCGATGTCGGCAAATCCGTTTCGCGCGTTGGCGGTAATGCGCAGCGGGCGGCCTACCGCGCGGTGGCGGGCGACCTCAAGCTCGCCTACGCCCAGTTCGAGGAACTCGAAACCTTTTCCCGATTCGGCGCCCGCCTGGATGAGGACACCCGCAAGATCATCGAGCATGGAAATCGAATCCGCGCGTGCTTGAAGCAGCCGGAATTCGCCCCGGTGTCGGTGCCTGCGCAAATCACCGTCCTGCTGGCGTTGACCGCGGAACTCTTCGACGAGGTGCCGATTGACCGGATGACGAGCGCCGAGCACGCCGTGCGCGAGGCGGCGGCGAGCATCCCGGTGGCGGTGCGCGAGCGATTGGATACCGCCGACAAATTGAGCGACGAGGATCGCGAAACGATTATTGAAATCGCCCGCGAAGCGCTCGAGGAGTTCTTGCCCGAGCCCAGCTCCGAGTCTGAGCCTGGGCCGAAACCGCAGGAGGAGTGA
- a CDS encoding F0F1 ATP synthase subunit gamma, protein MSDTTASLRRKIDGAEDLQSVVRTMKALAASSIGQYEQSVRALAVYYRTVELGLSVCLRKSGAASLMVQRERQTVAGTIRAVVFGSDQGMVGQFNDVVVDYAVNKLAGLPGKLEVWVVGERVHARLADAGLPLMGRLNVPNSVKAITPLVGQILVESGKPHGQGEVTELHLIYNCRASGAVYAPVSQRLLPLGDEWRSKLVELPWPTKALPEVVGGDTATLRALIREYLFVSLFRACAESLASENASRLAAMQRADKNIGELLEDLNVTFHRSRQSAIDEELFDVISGFEALSVENK, encoded by the coding sequence ATGAGCGACACCACCGCAAGCCTGCGTCGCAAGATCGATGGGGCCGAAGACCTCCAATCCGTCGTCCGCACAATGAAGGCCCTCGCCGCCTCGAGTATCGGACAATACGAGCAATCGGTGCGCGCGTTGGCCGTCTACTATCGCACGGTCGAACTGGGGTTGAGCGTTTGCCTGCGGAAAAGCGGAGCGGCCTCTTTGATGGTCCAACGAGAAAGACAAACCGTTGCGGGCACCATTCGCGCGGTCGTGTTCGGTTCAGACCAGGGAATGGTGGGCCAGTTTAATGATGTGGTGGTCGATTATGCGGTCAATAAACTGGCGGGTCTGCCGGGCAAACTCGAGGTCTGGGTCGTCGGCGAGCGCGTTCATGCGCGCCTGGCTGACGCGGGTCTGCCGTTGATGGGACGCCTCAACGTGCCAAACTCCGTCAAGGCCATCACGCCGCTCGTCGGGCAGATTCTCGTGGAGAGCGGAAAACCCCACGGCCAGGGCGAAGTCACCGAACTGCATCTCATTTACAACTGCCGCGCGTCCGGGGCGGTTTATGCACCCGTCAGTCAACGTCTGCTGCCGCTTGGCGATGAATGGCGAAGCAAGCTAGTTGAACTTCCCTGGCCGACGAAAGCCTTGCCCGAGGTCGTGGGCGGCGACACCGCGACCCTGCGGGCGCTGATCCGCGAATATCTGTTCGTCTCTCTCTTTCGGGCGTGTGCCGAATCCCTGGCGAGCGAAAACGCCAGCCGACTGGCGGCGATGCAACGCGCCGACAAGAACATCGGCGAATTGCTGGAGGACCTCAACGTGACATTCCATCGTTCGCGCCAGAGCGCTATCGACGAGGAGCTGTTCGACGTGATTTCGGGCTTCGAAGCGCTGAGTGTCGAGAACAAGTAA
- a CDS encoding bifunctional acetate--CoA ligase family protein/GNAT family N-acetyltransferase has product MSIRNLDSMFRPRSVAVIGASNRPLSVGNVVMRNLLRGGFKGAILPVNPSELAVAGVLVYNDVASLPIVPDMAVICTPPRTVPQLIRELGARGTKSVVTLSSGLSRERNESGKTLQEEMLENAKPHLLRILGPNCIGLILPHVGLNASFAHVEALPGKIALVSQSGALCTSILDWARSNDIGFSCFVSLGDIADVDFGDVLDYLGSDAETSAILLYMESIGSDEARKFMSAARAAARNKPVIAVKSGRVAEGAKAAASHTGALAGSDDVYDAALRRAGILRVYEVSELFDAAETLARARPIKGDRVAIVTNGGGPGVLATDALVEGGGRLAEFGQDTMIALNGILPATWSHGNPVDIIGDATGERYAKALDIVLKDSGVDAVLVLNVPTAVSSSEEAARHVVEVVGHAITPVLTSWMGKDGVARARDVLRAANVPTYEAPHEAVRAFLHMVTNKRNHESLMEVPPSAPQEFTPDKATAERIIREALSRGIEILSEFDAKAVLAAYGVNVVETRIASTAEDAVKHADEIGYPIAIKILSPDITHKSDVGGVALNLESPNDVANAAKMMRKRAAELRPDAQIAGFTVQRMVRRPRAHELIVGMTTDSIFGPVILFGQGGTAVEVVADRSMALPPLNMTLARDLVSRTRVAKLLGGYRDRPAADMDAICLTLMQTAQLVADFPQIAELDINPLIADEDGVIAVDARIRVLPTDLRGPERFAIRPYPAELEEMIELRGGLRILARPIRPEDQPAHEQFVARLTQEDIRNRFFGVIRQLQTSQMARLTQIDYDREMAFVAMTLDGSCERETVGVVRIIADPDNITAEFAIIVRSDLKGLGLGEALMEKMIRYCQARGTSELAGEVFRNNEAMLALIEKLGFEIQETDDETVKVRLRLRP; this is encoded by the coding sequence ATGAGCATACGAAATCTTGATTCCATGTTTCGACCGCGATCGGTTGCCGTCATCGGGGCATCCAATCGACCGCTCAGCGTGGGCAACGTGGTCATGCGTAATCTGCTTCGCGGCGGGTTCAAAGGCGCCATTCTCCCGGTCAACCCCAGCGAACTGGCCGTCGCCGGGGTGCTCGTCTACAACGATGTCGCGAGTCTGCCGATTGTGCCCGACATGGCCGTCATCTGCACTCCTCCCCGGACGGTTCCGCAACTGATTCGCGAGCTCGGCGCGCGGGGTACGAAGAGCGTCGTGACGCTTTCGTCCGGACTTTCAAGAGAACGGAACGAGTCCGGCAAGACGCTTCAGGAGGAGATGCTCGAAAACGCCAAGCCTCATTTGCTGCGCATCCTCGGACCCAATTGCATCGGGCTGATCCTTCCGCATGTCGGGCTGAACGCATCATTCGCGCATGTCGAGGCGTTGCCGGGCAAAATTGCGCTCGTGTCCCAATCGGGCGCGCTTTGCACCTCGATTCTCGATTGGGCGCGATCCAATGACATCGGTTTTTCGTGTTTTGTGTCGCTCGGTGATATCGCCGACGTCGATTTCGGAGACGTACTCGATTATCTGGGAAGCGATGCGGAGACCAGCGCGATTCTGCTCTACATGGAGTCCATCGGCTCTGATGAAGCGCGCAAGTTCATGTCCGCGGCCCGAGCAGCCGCGCGCAACAAGCCGGTCATCGCCGTGAAATCGGGCCGGGTGGCCGAAGGGGCCAAAGCAGCCGCATCACATACCGGAGCACTGGCTGGGTCCGACGATGTATACGACGCAGCGCTGCGCCGAGCGGGCATACTTCGCGTATACGAAGTATCGGAGTTGTTCGATGCCGCGGAGACGCTGGCTCGCGCGCGCCCGATCAAGGGTGACCGCGTCGCGATCGTCACGAACGGCGGCGGCCCCGGCGTCCTGGCCACGGATGCGCTCGTTGAAGGCGGCGGGAGGCTCGCCGAATTCGGCCAGGATACGATGATCGCGCTCAACGGCATCCTGCCGGCAACCTGGTCGCATGGTAATCCGGTGGACATCATTGGTGACGCCACGGGCGAGCGCTATGCCAAGGCTCTCGACATCGTCCTAAAGGACTCCGGCGTCGACGCGGTTCTGGTTCTCAACGTCCCGACGGCCGTATCGTCCAGCGAAGAGGCAGCTCGTCATGTCGTGGAGGTCGTCGGCCACGCAATCACGCCGGTCCTGACGAGCTGGATGGGAAAAGACGGCGTCGCAAGAGCACGAGACGTGTTGCGTGCCGCGAACGTCCCAACGTACGAGGCGCCCCACGAAGCGGTCCGCGCATTCCTGCACATGGTCACCAACAAGCGAAACCATGAATCGCTGATGGAGGTTCCTCCGTCCGCTCCTCAGGAATTTACTCCGGACAAGGCAACAGCCGAGCGCATCATCCGCGAGGCCCTGTCCAGGGGAATCGAAATCCTAAGCGAGTTTGATGCGAAAGCCGTCCTGGCGGCGTACGGCGTCAATGTCGTGGAAACGCGAATCGCGAGTACCGCCGAGGACGCGGTGAAACATGCGGATGAGATCGGATATCCCATCGCCATCAAGATACTTTCACCCGATATCACTCACAAGTCCGATGTCGGCGGCGTCGCCTTGAATCTGGAAAGCCCCAACGATGTCGCCAACGCCGCAAAGATGATGCGCAAGCGGGCCGCGGAATTGCGCCCCGATGCGCAGATCGCCGGCTTTACGGTACAGCGCATGGTGCGGAGGCCGAGAGCGCACGAGTTGATCGTAGGTATGACGACAGACAGCATCTTTGGACCGGTCATTCTCTTTGGGCAGGGTGGGACGGCAGTCGAGGTCGTTGCCGATCGTTCGATGGCATTGCCACCGCTGAACATGACCCTGGCTCGCGACCTGGTCTCTCGGACGCGAGTGGCCAAGCTCTTGGGCGGGTATCGCGATCGACCGGCTGCCGACATGGACGCGATTTGCCTCACGTTGATGCAGACGGCTCAGCTTGTAGCGGATTTTCCTCAGATCGCCGAGCTGGACATCAATCCGCTGATCGCGGACGAAGATGGCGTTATCGCCGTGGACGCGCGAATTCGCGTGCTTCCCACCGACCTGCGCGGCCCGGAACGGTTCGCCATCAGGCCGTATCCCGCCGAATTGGAGGAGATGATTGAGCTGCGCGGGGGTCTGCGAATCCTGGCGCGCCCGATCCGTCCGGAGGACCAGCCCGCACATGAACAATTCGTCGCCAGGCTCACGCAAGAGGATATTCGCAATCGCTTTTTCGGCGTGATCCGACAGCTTCAGACATCGCAGATGGCGCGACTCACTCAAATCGACTATGACCGGGAAATGGCCTTTGTCGCGATGACGCTGGATGGATCATGTGAACGAGAGACGGTCGGCGTGGTGCGCATAATTGCCGATCCCGATAACATCACCGCGGAATTCGCGATCATTGTCCGATCCGATCTCAAAGGCCTCGGGCTTGGCGAGGCTTTGATGGAAAAGATGATTCGCTACTGCCAGGCTCGCGGAACCAGTGAACTGGCCGGCGAGGTTTTTCGCAACAATGAGGCCATGCTTGCGTTGATAGAGAAGCTGGGGTTTGAAATACAGGAAACCGATGATGAGACCGTGAAGGTTCGCCTGCGTCTGCGACCATAG